A region of Streptomyces sp. R44 DNA encodes the following proteins:
- a CDS encoding glutamate-5-semialdehyde dehydrogenase, giving the protein MTSLTPLDNLSPVTRAAYRARGAAAEIAPLPRAAKDDALLAIADALEVRTAEIVEANAVDIAKAREAGTSEAIIDRLTLTPERVRAIAADVRDVAALPDPVGEVVRGSTLPNGIDLRQVRVPLGVVGIIYEARPNVTVDAAALCLKSGNAVLLRGSSSAYASNTALVTVLRDAVGGAGLPADAIQLVPGESRESVRELMRARGLVDVLIPRGGASLIKTVVEESTVPVIETGTGNCHVYVDAQTDLDMAVDILINSKAQRVSVCNSAETLLVHRDVAEAFLPKALAALAEAGVTVHADERVLALAEGSKATVVPATPEDWETEYLSYDIAAAVVDSLDKAVEHIRMWSSGHTEAIVTTSQAAARRFTQLVDSTTVAVNASTRFTDGGQFGFGAEIGISTQKLHARGPMGLPELTSTKYIVTGDGHVR; this is encoded by the coding sequence ATGACCTCGCTCACGCCCCTCGACAACCTCTCCCCGGTCACCCGGGCCGCCTACCGGGCCCGTGGCGCCGCCGCCGAAATCGCGCCACTCCCGCGCGCGGCCAAGGACGACGCGCTCCTCGCGATCGCGGACGCCCTGGAAGTCCGTACCGCCGAGATCGTCGAAGCCAACGCCGTGGACATCGCCAAGGCCCGCGAAGCCGGGACCAGCGAGGCCATCATCGACCGTCTGACCCTCACCCCGGAGCGCGTCCGGGCCATCGCCGCCGACGTCCGCGACGTCGCCGCGCTGCCCGACCCCGTCGGCGAGGTCGTCCGCGGCTCGACCCTCCCCAACGGCATCGACCTGCGCCAGGTCCGCGTCCCCCTCGGCGTCGTCGGCATCATCTACGAGGCCCGGCCCAACGTCACCGTCGACGCCGCCGCGCTCTGCCTGAAGTCCGGCAACGCCGTCCTGCTCCGCGGCTCCTCCTCCGCCTACGCCTCCAACACCGCCCTCGTGACCGTCCTGCGCGACGCCGTCGGCGGCGCCGGACTGCCCGCCGACGCGATCCAGCTCGTCCCCGGCGAGTCCCGCGAATCGGTCCGCGAGCTGATGCGCGCCCGCGGCCTGGTCGACGTCCTCATCCCGCGCGGCGGCGCCTCCCTGATCAAGACCGTCGTCGAGGAGTCCACCGTCCCGGTCATCGAGACCGGCACCGGCAACTGCCACGTCTACGTCGACGCCCAGACCGACCTCGACATGGCCGTCGACATCCTGATCAACTCCAAGGCCCAGCGGGTCAGCGTCTGCAACTCCGCCGAGACCCTCCTCGTCCACCGGGACGTCGCCGAGGCCTTCCTGCCCAAGGCCCTCGCCGCCCTGGCCGAGGCCGGCGTCACCGTCCACGCCGACGAGCGGGTCCTCGCCCTCGCCGAGGGCTCCAAGGCCACCGTCGTCCCGGCCACCCCCGAGGACTGGGAGACCGAGTACCTCTCGTACGACATCGCCGCCGCCGTCGTCGACTCCCTCGACAAGGCCGTCGAGCACATCCGGATGTGGTCCTCCGGCCACACCGAGGCGATCGTCACCACCTCGCAGGCCGCGGCCCGCCGCTTCACCCAGCTGGTCGACTCCACCACGGTCGCCGTGAACGCCTCCACCCGGTTCACGGACGGCGGCCAGTTCGGCTTCGGCGCCGAGATCGGCATCTCCACCCAGAAGCTCCACGCCCGCGGCCCCATGGGCCTTCCCGAGCTGACCTCGACCAAGTACATCGTCACCGGTGACGGTCACGTGCGGTAA
- the proB gene encoding glutamate 5-kinase, with the protein MTEARRIVVKVGSSSLTTASGGLDADRVDALVDVLANVRSGGEKEIVLVSSGAIAAGLAPLGLTRRPKDLARQQAAASVGQGLLVARYTASFARYGVRVGQVLLTTDDTSRRAHYRNAYRTLDQLLAMGALPVVNENDTVATDEIRFGDNDRLAALVAHLVRADLLVLLSDVDGLYDGDPSKPGTSRIAQVSGPADIAHVEIGSAGKAGVGTGGMVTKVEAARIAAAAGIPVVLTSASRAADALAGRDTGTYFHRTGRRSADRLLWLAHASTPQGSLSLDDGAVRAVVEGKKSLLAAGVAAVEGDFVAGDPVELRDASGRAVARGLVNFDAKELPRMLGRSTHELAKDLGPEYEREVVHRDDLVVIR; encoded by the coding sequence AATGTCCGCAGCGGCGGCGAGAAGGAGATCGTCCTCGTCTCCTCCGGCGCCATCGCCGCCGGACTAGCCCCGCTCGGCCTCACCCGCCGCCCCAAGGACCTCGCCCGGCAGCAGGCCGCCGCCAGCGTCGGCCAGGGCCTCCTCGTCGCCCGCTACACCGCCTCCTTCGCCCGCTACGGCGTCCGCGTCGGCCAGGTCCTCCTCACCACCGACGACACCAGCCGGCGCGCCCACTACCGCAACGCGTACCGCACCCTGGACCAGCTCCTCGCCATGGGCGCGCTGCCCGTGGTCAACGAGAACGACACCGTCGCCACCGACGAGATCCGCTTCGGCGACAACGACCGGCTCGCCGCCCTCGTCGCCCACCTCGTCCGCGCCGACCTGCTCGTGCTGCTCTCCGACGTCGACGGGCTGTACGACGGCGACCCGTCCAAGCCGGGCACGTCGAGGATCGCCCAGGTCAGCGGCCCCGCCGACATCGCCCACGTGGAGATCGGCTCGGCCGGCAAGGCGGGCGTCGGCACCGGCGGCATGGTCACCAAGGTCGAGGCGGCCCGGATCGCCGCCGCCGCCGGCATCCCCGTCGTCCTCACCTCCGCGAGCCGCGCCGCCGACGCCCTCGCCGGCCGGGACACCGGCACCTACTTCCACCGCACCGGCCGCCGCTCCGCCGACCGGCTGCTCTGGCTCGCCCACGCCTCCACCCCGCAGGGCTCCCTCAGCCTCGACGACGGAGCCGTACGGGCCGTCGTCGAGGGCAAGAAGTCCCTGCTCGCGGCCGGTGTCGCGGCCGTCGAGGGCGACTTCGTGGCCGGCGACCCCGTCGAGCTCCGCGACGCCTCCGGCCGGGCCGTCGCCCGCGGCCTCGTCAACTTCGACGCCAAGGAGCTGCCCCGGATGCTCGGCCGCTCCACCCATGAGCTCGCCAAGGACCTCGGACCCGAGTACGAGCGCGAGGTCGTCCACCGCGACGACCTGGTCGTCATCCGCTGA